CGGTGACAAGGTGACCGCTCGTCACATCGCGGCCCGCGCGCAGGCGCCGCTGGTGCCGGGAACCCCGGACCCGGTCAAGGACGCCGACGAAGTGGTCGCATTCGCCAAGGAATACGGCGTCCCCGTCGCAATCAAGGCCGCCTTCGGTGGTGGTGGCCGCGGTATGAAGGTGGCCCGCACCCTCGAGGAAATCCCCGAGCTGTTCGAGTCGGCCACCCGTGAGGCCGTCGCCGCGTTCGGCCGCGGTGAGTGCTTCGTCGAGCGCTACCTGGACAAGCCCCGGCACGTGGAAGCACAGGTGATCGCCGACCAGCACGGCAACGTCATCGTCGCCGGGACCCGGGACTGCTCGCTGCAGCGCCGGTTCCAGAAGCTGGTCGAAGAAGCGCCCGCACCGTTCCTCACCGACGCGCAGCGCAAGGAGATCCACGAGTCCGCCAAGCGCATCTGCAAGGAAGCCGGTTACTACGGCGCCGGAACCGTCGAGTACCTGGTCGGCCAGGACGGGCTGATCTCCTTCCTTGAGGTGAACACCCGCCTTCAGGTCGAGCACCCCGTCACCGAGGAGACCGCGGGCATCGACCTGGTGCTGCAACAGTTCAAGATCGCCAACGGCGAGAAGCTCGACCTCACCGAGGACCCGACGCCGCGCGGCCATGCGATCGAGTTCCGGATCAACGGCGAGGACGCCGGACGCGGCTTCTTGCCCGCGCCCGGTCCGGTCACCCGCTACGACATCCCCACCGGCCCCGGGGTCCGGCTGGACTCCGGCGTGGAGGCAGGTTCGGTGATCGGCGGCCAATTCGACTCCATGCTGTCCAAGCTGATCGTCTACGGGGCCACCCGCGAGGAGGCGCTGGCCCGCTCCCGCCGCGCCCTCGACGAGTTCCACGTCGAAGGCCTGGCCACCGTCATCCCGTTCCACCGGGCCGTGATCAGGGACCCCGCCTTCATCGGCGACGGCAACAGTTTTGCGGTGCACACCCGCTGGATTGAGACGGAGTGGGACAACACCATCGAGCCGTTCACCGCCGGCGAAGCGCTCGACGAGGAGGAGACCAGGCCGCGACAGAAGGTCGTGGTCGAGGTCAACGGCCGCCGGCTCGAGGTGTCGCTGCCGGGCGATCTGGCGCTGTCCAATGGTGGCGCCGCCGACCCTGCTGGTGTCATCCGCAAGAAGCCGAAGCCGCGAAAGCGGGGCGGGCACGCCGGCGCGGCCGCTTCCGGCGACGCGGTCACCGCACCCATGCAGGGCACCGTGGTCAAGGTCGCGGTCGAGGAGGGTCAGCAGGTGGCGGTCGGTGACCTGGTCGTGGTCCTCGAGGCGATGAAGATGGAGAACCCGGTCACCGCGCACAAAGAGGGCACCATCACCGGTCTAGCCGTCGAGGCCGGTGCGGCCATCACCCAAGGCACGGTGCTCGCCGAAATCAAGTAGCTGACCAGCCAGGCAATCCTGGGAATCAGCTAAGAACAGTGTTGCTTCGCCCGCACCGGGAGTAGGGTGCTTGGCAGGTTGAGTTCACAGCCGCCCGGACGATGTCAGTGCCGCGCGGAAGGTGAATTCCCCACCGCATCGCTTCAGCGCTGGCACCGCCCACAGCACCCATCCTCGGCTGAGGGAGTGAAGCAATGTCTGTGGCTCAATCCTGGCAGCACTGCCGAACGGCGCAATTCAGCGCCAGCTGGAGCAAGGCCGGCACCGTAATCACCGTCGACGGCGAACTCGATGCCGCGAACTCCGATCAGCTCGTCGTCTACGTCGAGCGCAACGCCCGGCGAGCGACGCGCCTGATCCTTGATCTGCGTCGGTTGCAATTCATTGGCACAGCAGGCTTTTCAGCGCTGCACCGGATCAACGTGGGGTGCTCTGCGGCGCAGCTGAACTGGGCCATGGTGCCCAGCACTGCGGTCGAGCGGTTATTGCGGGTCTGCGACCCCGACGGCACCCTACCGGTCACGACGGCATTCGACGAGCCGCTGCTGAAGGAGACCGCGTGGGCAAGCGGCGGTCTGGCTCGCCCGCTACTCCAGCTGGTCACGGAGCCGCGATAGCGACTTCGCCAGCAGCCGGGACACGTGCATCTGCGAGATGCCGACCCGTTCGGCGATCTGCGTTTGGGTCATCGACTCGAAGAACCGGAGCACCAACACGGTTCGTTCGCGCTCGGGCAAGCTTTCCAGCAACGGTCGCAGCGCCTCCCGATCCTCGATCCGGTCGATGCTGGCGTCGACGTCGCCCAGCGTGTCGGCGATGGCGCGGACGTCGTCATCGTCGCCGCCTCCCCCGCCGCTGTCGATAGACAACGTGTTGTAGGAGCTGCCGGCGACCAGGCCCTCGACGACCTCGGCGCGGTCCATGTCGAGCTCGGCCGCCAGTTCGGTGGCGGTCGGCGCCCGGCCCAGGCGCTGGGACAAATCGGCAGTGGCGCTACCGAGCCGCAGATGTAGCTCCTTGAGCCGCCGCGGCACCTTGACCGACCAACTGTTGTCCCGAAAGTGCCGGCGAACCTCGCCCATGATCGTCGGCACCGCGAACGACACGAAGTCCGAGCCCGTCTCGACGTCGAATCGCACCACGGCGTTGACCAGCCCCACCCGGGCGACTTGCACCAAGTCGTCGCGAGGCTCGCCGCGGCCTTCGAATCGACGGGCGATGTGATCGGCCAGCGGCAAACACCGCTCGACGATCTTGTCCCGTTGACGCTGGAATTCCGCCGAGTCCGGAGAAATGCTCGCCAGCTCACGGAACATGTCCGGAACGTCGGCGTATTCGTTAGGGCGCGAACCCGAACCGCCGTCAGCTTGCGCTGTCACCGGCCAGCGGCCGCCCGTCGCGCTGTCAGCGTGATGCCGAAAACACTGCCGGTTTCGTTGGGTTCGCGGCCGTCATGGAACGTCTGGACGTCGTCGGCCAGCGACGTCAGCACATGCCAGCTGAAGCTGCCGGGCGATACCACATCGTGGGTATCGCATGCCGCGGACGCCTCCACCACCAGCTCGTTCTCGCGCGGGTCG
This Mycobacterium simiae DNA region includes the following protein-coding sequences:
- a CDS encoding acetyl/propionyl/methylcrotonyl-CoA carboxylase subunit alpha, which encodes MASHASSRISKVLVANRGEIAVRVIRAARDAGLSSVAVYAEPDADAPHVRLADEAFALGGQTSAESYLDFGKLLDAAAKSGANAVHPGYGFLSENADFAQAVLDAGLIWIGPSPQSIRDLGDKVTARHIAARAQAPLVPGTPDPVKDADEVVAFAKEYGVPVAIKAAFGGGGRGMKVARTLEEIPELFESATREAVAAFGRGECFVERYLDKPRHVEAQVIADQHGNVIVAGTRDCSLQRRFQKLVEEAPAPFLTDAQRKEIHESAKRICKEAGYYGAGTVEYLVGQDGLISFLEVNTRLQVEHPVTEETAGIDLVLQQFKIANGEKLDLTEDPTPRGHAIEFRINGEDAGRGFLPAPGPVTRYDIPTGPGVRLDSGVEAGSVIGGQFDSMLSKLIVYGATREEALARSRRALDEFHVEGLATVIPFHRAVIRDPAFIGDGNSFAVHTRWIETEWDNTIEPFTAGEALDEEETRPRQKVVVEVNGRRLEVSLPGDLALSNGGAADPAGVIRKKPKPRKRGGHAGAAASGDAVTAPMQGTVVKVAVEEGQQVAVGDLVVVLEAMKMENPVTAHKEGTITGLAVEAGAAITQGTVLAEIK
- a CDS encoding STAS domain-containing protein, which codes for MSVAQSWQHCRTAQFSASWSKAGTVITVDGELDAANSDQLVVYVERNARRATRLILDLRRLQFIGTAGFSALHRINVGCSAAQLNWAMVPSTAVERLLRVCDPDGTLPVTTAFDEPLLKETAWASGGLARPLLQLVTEPR
- a CDS encoding RNA polymerase sigma factor SigF gives rise to the protein MTAQADGGSGSRPNEYADVPDMFRELASISPDSAEFQRQRDKIVERCLPLADHIARRFEGRGEPRDDLVQVARVGLVNAVVRFDVETGSDFVSFAVPTIMGEVRRHFRDNSWSVKVPRRLKELHLRLGSATADLSQRLGRAPTATELAAELDMDRAEVVEGLVAGSSYNTLSIDSGGGGGDDDDVRAIADTLGDVDASIDRIEDREALRPLLESLPERERTVLVLRFFESMTQTQIAERVGISQMHVSRLLAKSLSRLRDQLE